In Chelmon rostratus isolate fCheRos1 chromosome 4, fCheRos1.pri, whole genome shotgun sequence, a genomic segment contains:
- the c4h1orf52 gene encoding UPF0690 protein C1orf52 homolog: MTEEKKSGSLGFFSSYDDLSDSSDGSDSDEEGERRKKNPGADAPGSGAQSSQQGTKRAAGGAPLPRPDELFSSVSKPAFLYNPLNKEIDWDSLTVKAPEEPAREFKPWKTNAVPPPESYVTEPEKKKGPPPGMDMAIKWSNVYEDNGDDAPQPYTGKAQFLPTEEQPSDSDEESEKGDLSRKKRRVETFQQKEKRKRDMGQATSDKNFVEEEKRILRQKIE; encoded by the exons atgacagaagaaaagaagtcCGGCTCCTTAGGTTTCTTCTCCAGCTACGACGATTTGAGCGACAGCAGCGATGGCAGCGACTCGGACGAGGAGGGAGAACGTCGAAAGAAGAACCCGGGGGCAGATGCTCCGGGAAGCGGAGCTCAGTCCTCCCAACAGGGGACCAAACGAGCAGCCGGTGGAGCTCCTCTACCCAGACCCGACGAGCTGTTCAGCTCCGTGTCCAAGCCTGCTTTCCTCTACAACCCCCTGAATAAGGAGATAGACTGGGATAGTCTCACGGTCAAAGCTCCTGAAGAG CCTGCCAGAGAGTTTAAGCCGTGGAAGACAAACGCCGTACCCCCTCCTGAGAGCTATGTCACAGAGCCGGAGAAAAAGAAGGGACCTCCCCCAGGCATGGACATGGCTATAAAGTGGTCCAATGTGTATGAGGACAATGGGGACGATGCACCGCAGCCTTACACTGGCAAGGCCCAGTTCTTACCCACAGAGGAGCAACCCTCCGACTCAG ATGAGGAATCAGAGAAGGGAGACCTGTCTCGAAAGAAGCGTCGAGTGGAGACCTTCCagcagaaggagaagaggaagagggacatGGGACAAGCAACCTCTGACAAAAATTTTGtcgaggaggagaaaaggatcCTCAGGCAAAAGATTGAGTGA